The nucleotide window TGCACTTTTTGTAAACTATTAAACAGGTTCGAAGGGTTTAAGCGGATTCCCGGGTGAGGTGGGGACACAATGGCGAACTGTCCCGAATGCGGGGCCGAACTGTCCCTGCACGACGACGTCGAGACCGGCGAGATCATCGACTGTGGCACCTGCGGCGGCGAGCTCGAAGTGGTCGCCACCGGCCCTGTCGAACTCGAAACCGCCCCCGAACTCGAGGAAGACTGGGGGGAGTAAGCGTGAAGATAGGCGTCCTCTACTCGCGTATCAGGCAGGACGAGAAGCTCCTGCTCGGCGAGCTCCGCGAGCGCGGCCACGAGGTCGTGAAAGTCGACGTGCGCGACCAGCGCTTCGGCCTCTCGGAGCCGCCGGCGGCGCTCGCCGACGTCGACATCGTCGTCGACCGCTGTCTGGCGACCAGCCGGAGCCGGTACGCGACGCAGTTCCTCGCGGCCTACGGGATCCCCGTGATCAACGATCCCGCGACCGCCGACATCTGTGCCGACAAGGCCAAGAACAGCCTCGCGCTCGCGGGGGCCGGGGTGCCCACCCCGCGCACGGAGGTCGCCTTCACCAAGGAGAGCGCGATGGAGTGTATCGAGGAGTTCGGCTATCCCTGCGTCCTCAAACCCGTCATCGGCTCGTGGGGTCGTCTGATGGCGAAGATCGACTCCAGAAGCGCCGCCGAGGCGATTCTGGAACACAAGGCCACCTTGGGCCACTACGAGCACAAGGTGTTCTACATCCAGGAGTTCGTCGAGAAGCCCGGCCGCGACATCCGCGTGCTGGCGACCGACGGCGAGCCCGTGGCGGCGATGGTGCGCTCCTCGGATCACTGGCTCACGAACGCGGCGAAGGGTGCCGAAACCGAGCGCTTCGAACTCGACGACGAGGCACGCGATCTCGTCGCCCGCGCGAGCGAGGCCGTCGGCGGCGGGTTGCTGGGTGTGGACCTGATGGAGACGGGCGATTCCTATACCGTCCACGAAGTGAACCATACTGTGGAGTTCAAGGCGCTCGACGGGGTCGCCGACGTCGACGTCCCCGAGAAAGTCGTCGACTGGCTCGAAACGAAAGCGAAGACCACGGAACCCGCCGAGGTCCCCGCATGACGGCGGTCGAGAGGACGAAATGAGCCACACGGCATCCGTCGTCGGCGCGAGCGGGTTCACCGGCGGCGAGCTGTTGCGTCTGCTCACCGGCCACCCGGAGTTCGAGGTCGCACAGGCGACCAGCCGCGAGTACGCGAACAAGACGGTCGGCAGTGTGCATCCCAATCTCCGGGAGCTCGACGTCCGCTTCAGCGAGCCGACCGATCTCGAGAGTGTCGACGTGCTGTTCGCCGCCACTCCTCATGGGGTTTCGATGGAGCATATCGACGCCTTTCGGGAAGCGGCCGACACGGTCGTCGATCTGAGCGCCGATTTCAGACTGGATAGCGAGGCCGAATACGACGAGTGGTACGACGGCCACAGCCGGCCCGAGCTCCTGGAGGAATCGGTGTACGCGCTCCCCGAGCGCAACCGCGACGAGCTGTCGGACACATCACTGATCGCGGCAGGTGGCTGCAACGCGACCGCCACCATCCTCGGGCTCGCGCCGCTGTTCGACGGCAGAATTTTGGACGGAAGCGAGCAACTGGTGGTGGACGTCAAGGTCGGCTCCTCGGAGGGCGGTGCCGGAAACTCGAAGGCGTCCTCGCACGCCGAGCGGTCGGGCGTCGTCAGACCGTACGCGCCGACGGGCCACCGCCACGAGGCCGAGATCCAGGCCGAATTCGGCTGCGAAACGGCGTTCTCGGCCCACGCGGTCGACATGACCCGTGGCGCAGCGGCGACCTGTCACGTCTTTCCGAACGAACCGGTGACGACCGGCGACCTCTGGGGTGCCTTCCGCGAGACCTACGACGACGAACCGTTCGTCAGGCTCGTGGCCGGCGGCACGGGAGTGTATCGCTACCCCGAGCCGAAGGCCGTCGCGGGCACCAACTACGCGGAGGTCGGGTTCGAACTCGATCCGAGCAACGAGCGCATCGTCGTCTTCTCGGCGATCGACAACATGATGAAAGGGTCGGCTGGCCAGGCCGTCCACGCGGCGAATATTTCCTGTGGGTTCGACGAAACCGCCGGGCTCGACTTTCAGGGGCTACACCCCGTGGGAGCTCCCTGATGACCGTCGTCGTGAAAGTCGGCGGCGCGCGAGCGGTGAACCCCGCGGGTGCGGTTGCGGACGTGGCGGCGCTCGTTGACGAGGGCGAAGAGTGCGTCGTCGTCCACGGTGGCTCGACGGCGGTCGACGAAACGCTCCGCGAGTTGGGCGACGAACCCGAATACGTCGAGACGCCCCGCGGCGTCGTCGGGCGGTTCACCGACAAGCGCACGATGGAGGTCTTCGAGATGGTCTTACCTGGGAAGTTGAACACCGATCTCACCGCGCAGTTGCGGGCGGACGGTGTGGACGCACTGGGACTGTCGGGCGTCGATGGCGGACTGCTGACCGGGCCGCGAAAGTCCGCGGTGAAGGTCGTCGAAGACGGCAAGACGAAGATCCGCCGCGGCGAGCACTCAGGGAAGATCGAGTCGGTCAACGACGAGCTGCTCGAATCGCTGCTCGCGGACGGCTACACGCCGGTCGTAACGGTGCCGATGGTGGCCGACGACCATACACCTGTGAACGCCGACGCCGACCGCGCGGCCGCGGCGGTCGCCGGCGCGCTCGACGCGACTCTGGTGGTGTTGACCGACGTTCCGGGCGTGCTCGACGATCCGGACGACCCGGCAACGCTCATCGAACGGGCGGCGACGCCCCAAGAGCTCGAACGGGTCGAGTCGGTCGCCGAGGGGTTCATGGGAAAGAAGGTGATGGCCGCGAAGGAGGCGCTCGGCGGCGGTGCGGCATCGGTCGTCGTCGCCGACGCCAATGCCGAGGAGCCCATTCGATCGGCGCTCGACGGCGGCGGGACGCAGCTCCTGCCCGACGTGCTCGGGGAGGTCGAGGCATGAGCGGCTTCGTCCACGCCGAGAAGCCGATCCGGCTCGAACGCGGCGAAGGCGTCCACCTCTACGGCGAGAACGACGACGAGTATCTCGACTGCGGGGCGAGCTACGCCTGCGCGCCGCTCGGCCACACCCATCCGGCAGTAACCGAGGCGATCCGCGAGCAGCTGGAACGGCTGACGTTCGTCCAGGCCTCCTATCCCGTCGCGGCGCGCGAACGGGCGAACGCGGCGCTCGAAGCCGCCGCGCCGGAGGGGCTGGAGAACGTCTGGCTCTGCAATTCGGGTACCGAAGCGAACGAAGCAGCCCTGAAATTCGCCCGGAGCGCCACGGGTGGTTCGAAGATCGTCGCCACGATGCAGGGCTTTCACGGCCGGACGATGGGCGCGCTCGCGACAACCTGGAAGAACGAGTATCGCGACCCCTACGAGCCGCTGATCGGCGACGTCGAGTTCGTCCCCTACGGGGACAGCGAGGCGCTCGCGGATGCGGTCGACGACGAGACGGCCGCGCTGATCCTCGAACCTGTCCAGGGCGAGGGTGGCATCAATCGCCCGCCCGAGGGCTATCTCGCGGCGGCGCGCGAACAGACCGAGCAGACGGACGCAGCCCTGATCCTCGACGAAGTGCAGACCGGGATGGGGCGCACGGGCGAGCTATGGGCCTGCAAGCACGAGGGCGTCGTTCCTGACGTGCTCACGACGGCGAAGGGGCTGGCAAACGGCCTGCCTGCCGGCGCGGCGCTCTGTGCCGACTGGATCGCCGAGAGCCACGGCTCGCACAACTCGACCTTCAGTGGAGGGCCCGTCGTGAGCGCCGCTATCGACGCGACCCTCTCGACGCTGGTCGAGGAGGAGATGCCCGCTCACGCCGGGGACGTGGGCGACTATCTCGAAACCGAACTCCGGGCCGCGGTCGGCGACGACGTCCGCGAGATCCGGGGCATGGGGCTGATGGTCGGTATCGAGGTCAAGCGTGGAGCCAACCGGCTCCTCCGCGATCTCGCACTCGATCACTCGATTCTGGCGCTACCGGCCGGCCGGTCGGTCGTCAGGCTGCTCCCGCCGCTGGTGATGGACGAAGAAGACGCCGATCGGGTGGTCGAGGCGCTCGCAGCCGTCCTCGGAGGGGAGTCGTGAGCGAGAGCGTCGCAACCGTTTCGACGAGTCGGGCGCGCGACCTGCTCGTCTCGCTCGTCGAAACCCCGTCGCCGACCGGTGAGGAACGCGCCTGTGCGGAGCGCCTCGTCGATTTCTT belongs to Halococcus qingdaonensis and includes:
- the lysX gene encoding lysine biosynthesis protein LysX gives rise to the protein MKIGVLYSRIRQDEKLLLGELRERGHEVVKVDVRDQRFGLSEPPAALADVDIVVDRCLATSRSRYATQFLAAYGIPVINDPATADICADKAKNSLALAGAGVPTPRTEVAFTKESAMECIEEFGYPCVLKPVIGSWGRLMAKIDSRSAAEAILEHKATLGHYEHKVFYIQEFVEKPGRDIRVLATDGEPVAAMVRSSDHWLTNAAKGAETERFELDDEARDLVARASEAVGGGLLGVDLMETGDSYTVHEVNHTVEFKALDGVADVDVPEKVVDWLETKAKTTEPAEVPA
- a CDS encoding aspartate aminotransferase family protein translates to MSGFVHAEKPIRLERGEGVHLYGENDDEYLDCGASYACAPLGHTHPAVTEAIREQLERLTFVQASYPVAARERANAALEAAAPEGLENVWLCNSGTEANEAALKFARSATGGSKIVATMQGFHGRTMGALATTWKNEYRDPYEPLIGDVEFVPYGDSEALADAVDDETAALILEPVQGEGGINRPPEGYLAAAREQTEQTDAALILDEVQTGMGRTGELWACKHEGVVPDVLTTAKGLANGLPAGAALCADWIAESHGSHNSTFSGGPVVSAAIDATLSTLVEEEMPAHAGDVGDYLETELRAAVGDDVREIRGMGLMVGIEVKRGANRLLRDLALDHSILALPAGRSVVRLLPPLVMDEEDADRVVEALAAVLGGES
- the lysW gene encoding lysine biosynthesis protein LysW encodes the protein MANCPECGAELSLHDDVETGEIIDCGTCGGELEVVATGPVELETAPELEEDWGE
- the argC gene encoding N-acetyl-gamma-glutamyl-phosphate reductase, with protein sequence MSHTASVVGASGFTGGELLRLLTGHPEFEVAQATSREYANKTVGSVHPNLRELDVRFSEPTDLESVDVLFAATPHGVSMEHIDAFREAADTVVDLSADFRLDSEAEYDEWYDGHSRPELLEESVYALPERNRDELSDTSLIAAGGCNATATILGLAPLFDGRILDGSEQLVVDVKVGSSEGGAGNSKASSHAERSGVVRPYAPTGHRHEAEIQAEFGCETAFSAHAVDMTRGAAATCHVFPNEPVTTGDLWGAFRETYDDEPFVRLVAGGTGVYRYPEPKAVAGTNYAEVGFELDPSNERIVVFSAIDNMMKGSAGQAVHAANISCGFDETAGLDFQGLHPVGAP
- a CDS encoding acetylglutamate/acetylaminoadipate kinase, giving the protein MTVVVKVGGARAVNPAGAVADVAALVDEGEECVVVHGGSTAVDETLRELGDEPEYVETPRGVVGRFTDKRTMEVFEMVLPGKLNTDLTAQLRADGVDALGLSGVDGGLLTGPRKSAVKVVEDGKTKIRRGEHSGKIESVNDELLESLLADGYTPVVTVPMVADDHTPVNADADRAAAAVAGALDATLVVLTDVPGVLDDPDDPATLIERAATPQELERVESVAEGFMGKKVMAAKEALGGGAASVVVADANAEEPIRSALDGGGTQLLPDVLGEVEA